A genome region from Armatimonadota bacterium includes the following:
- a CDS encoding ABC transporter substrate-binding protein, translating into MGSDADHAKVRGSGGASLPPAMLAGRLKTAAAGRIVLRVAIGLAAASSLFGAGCSPRRSTPAGTSFTVWSMWSGQEERNFEAVLQRYEQLHPGVHIRNLGAVADDTKTIRAIVAGVPPDLFTLSDPSYLGPLARDGALTPLDSRFAASGIKTHDYVPASLRLCMYNGHLYGIPFLIDDEALLWNKAEFRAAGLNPDRPPQTLGELANDAVRLTKRTPAGAIGTLGMRPVSDLYTICALFGGRLADASGRTITAADTGNIAALTWYKRLVDREGGAESVDAFATGFGSDQGGSNPFFTGKVAMMINGEWNPYWISRYAPSLDYGVAPIPPPAADPQRLGTTWVGGNVFCIPKESRHPLAAWRFLVWTQSREAQVMFARRMNNVPNILSVLSDPALRTGAPFRSRYAIFLNLAAGSQTLCFPPMPVASLYNNQMSNAIERVLLGDLSPTAALQGVQTRVQSELNRS; encoded by the coding sequence GTGGGAAGCGATGCCGATCACGCAAAGGTACGGGGTTCGGGAGGAGCGTCGCTGCCGCCGGCCATGCTCGCTGGCCGCTTGAAAACGGCTGCTGCCGGCCGCATCGTCCTTCGTGTCGCAATCGGCCTTGCGGCAGCTTCCTCTCTGTTCGGCGCCGGGTGCAGCCCGCGTCGGTCTACCCCCGCCGGCACGTCGTTCACCGTCTGGTCGATGTGGAGTGGCCAGGAGGAGCGCAATTTCGAGGCGGTGCTCCAACGGTATGAACAGCTGCACCCCGGCGTGCACATCCGAAACCTGGGCGCCGTCGCAGACGACACCAAGACGATACGCGCGATAGTAGCGGGTGTGCCGCCCGACCTGTTCACACTCTCGGATCCCTCTTACCTCGGTCCGCTGGCGCGGGACGGCGCCCTGACACCGCTCGATTCGCGCTTTGCCGCATCCGGCATCAAAACTCACGACTATGTGCCGGCATCGCTGCGCCTGTGCATGTACAACGGCCATCTCTACGGCATTCCTTTTCTCATCGACGATGAGGCGCTGCTCTGGAACAAGGCCGAATTTCGCGCAGCAGGACTGAATCCCGACCGGCCACCACAGACACTGGGGGAGCTCGCCAACGACGCGGTACGGCTTACGAAGCGCACTCCCGCGGGCGCTATTGGCACGCTGGGAATGCGGCCCGTCAGCGATCTCTACACCATCTGCGCGCTCTTCGGTGGGCGGCTTGCCGATGCTTCCGGTCGGACGATAACGGCTGCAGACACAGGCAATATCGCTGCATTGACCTGGTACAAAAGGCTGGTTGATCGTGAGGGCGGCGCGGAGTCTGTGGACGCGTTCGCTACGGGATTCGGCAGCGATCAGGGCGGCAGCAATCCGTTCTTCACCGGCAAGGTAGCCATGATGATCAACGGCGAATGGAACCCCTACTGGATTTCGCGTTACGCTCCGAGCCTGGACTACGGTGTTGCACCGATTCCACCTCCGGCCGCCGATCCGCAACGGCTCGGAACGACCTGGGTGGGTGGCAACGTCTTTTGTATACCAAAGGAGAGCCGCCATCCACTGGCTGCCTGGCGGTTCCTGGTGTGGACGCAGTCGCGCGAGGCGCAGGTAATGTTCGCCCGCAGGATGAACAATGTGCCCAACATCCTGTCGGTGCTGAGCGATCCTGCGCTGCGTACCGGTGCGCCATTCCGCAGTCGTTACGCCATCTTTCTCAACCTGGCCGCTGGATCACAAACACTCTGCTTTCCACCCATGCCAGTGGCCAGCCTCTATAACAACCAGATGAGCAACGCGATTGAGCGCGTGCTTCTCGGAGATCTGTCGCCGACCGCAGCGCTTCAAGGTGTTCAAACACGTGTTCAGAGCGAGCTGAACCGCTCGTGA
- a CDS encoding sugar ABC transporter permease, whose product MPARRTSSRSGQDARALRIGLVFVSPWIIGFLIFTLYPILASLYYSFCQYRVLTPPHWVGVRNYVDLFTDREYFLQSLWNTCFMFLELPLSLVFGLAIALLLNQKLKGMAWFRTLYYLPSVVPTVASSILWLWLLNPEYGLVNKTLQVFHIQTTAWLADRMWAKPGFIVMDLWSVGGGMVIYLASLQGVPQHLYEAAELDGASPWQKLLNVTLPSISPVIFFNLILGVIGTFQYFTQAFVMTGSNGNAGGPANSTLFYALYLYQNAFQYFRMGYACAMAWVLFVITLVAALIVFRTSARWVYYEGGGR is encoded by the coding sequence GTGCCGGCACGGCGAACCTCCTCGCGGTCGGGGCAAGATGCCCGTGCGCTGCGCATTGGTCTTGTCTTCGTTTCGCCGTGGATCATTGGGTTTCTGATCTTTACGCTCTATCCGATTCTTGCATCGCTGTACTACAGCTTTTGCCAGTACCGTGTGCTTACCCCTCCGCACTGGGTTGGCGTGCGAAACTACGTCGATCTGTTCACCGATCGCGAATACTTCCTCCAGTCGCTCTGGAACACGTGCTTCATGTTTCTGGAGTTGCCTTTGTCGCTGGTTTTTGGTTTGGCGATAGCGCTGCTCCTCAACCAGAAGCTGAAAGGCATGGCCTGGTTTCGCACGCTGTACTACCTCCCTTCCGTGGTGCCAACGGTAGCCTCATCCATCTTGTGGCTGTGGTTGCTTAACCCGGAGTACGGCCTTGTTAACAAAACGCTTCAGGTGTTTCATATTCAGACCACCGCGTGGTTGGCAGACCGGATGTGGGCCAAACCCGGCTTTATTGTGATGGACTTGTGGTCCGTTGGCGGTGGAATGGTGATCTACCTCGCATCGCTTCAAGGCGTTCCCCAGCACCTTTACGAAGCCGCCGAGCTGGACGGCGCATCGCCCTGGCAAAAGCTGCTCAATGTGACGCTGCCGTCGATATCCCCCGTGATATTCTTTAATCTGATCCTTGGCGTAATTGGCACTTTTCAGTACTTCACGCAGGCCTTCGTGATGACCGGTTCGAACGGCAATGCCGGCGGGCCGGCGAACTCCACGCTGTTCTATGCCCTGTACCTCTACCAGAATGCGTTCCAGTACTTCCGCATGGGCTATGCATGCGCGATGGCATGGGTGCTTTTCGTTATCACTCTGGTTGCCGCATTGATCGTTTTTCGAACGTCGGCCAGATGGGTCTACTACGAAGGAGGTGGACGTTAA
- a CDS encoding FHA domain-containing protein, producing the protein MLRFLVKQFKKAALGARLADALEERNGHVRPAPPAPARTGVAPPLGRVEAVAGPHAGEVFPLRQGAIVGRAAEAQISLCRDNSVSRRHARIIEEEGQWLIQDGKSTNGLYVNGERVAEHWLRSGDRVTMGVTTLVIT; encoded by the coding sequence ATGCTGCGCTTCCTGGTGAAACAATTCAAGAAGGCCGCGCTTGGCGCCCGGCTCGCCGATGCCCTGGAAGAGCGCAACGGCCACGTTCGTCCTGCACCACCGGCGCCTGCCCGCACCGGCGTGGCGCCGCCGCTCGGCCGCGTAGAGGCGGTCGCCGGACCTCACGCCGGCGAGGTATTTCCGCTTCGACAGGGCGCCATCGTCGGCCGAGCCGCGGAGGCGCAGATATCGCTCTGCCGCGATAACTCCGTGAGCCGGCGCCACGCACGGATCATCGAGGAAGAGGGCCAGTGGCTGATCCAGGACGGCAAGAGTACGAATGGACTCTATGTAAACGGTGAGCGTGTCGCGGAGCACTGGCTGCGGTCGGGAGATCGCGTGACCATGGGCGTTACCACCCTGGTGATCACATGA
- a CDS encoding DUF1211 domain-containing protein, giving the protein MKRPADPTREGTERIQAFSDGVFAIAITLLILDIHVPTLPANAPPHALARALVNQWPAYGAYIFTFVMIGIYWANHHYIFRLYVRTNHAFNLLNVLFLMCICFLPYPTAVVAQYFAAPSQQSAAVTLYAIGLLLPAATWLLCWLYATSRRRLIDKRLTQGFIRQMTVQFCASCAVYAVAIAVTQVSPGAGIAIALGLTLIYLLPPRPPEYAGSTVDAGAGRPS; this is encoded by the coding sequence GTGAAGCGGCCGGCCGACCCAACCCGGGAAGGCACTGAGCGAATCCAGGCGTTCAGCGACGGTGTCTTCGCCATTGCCATCACGCTGTTGATCCTGGATATCCACGTGCCCACTTTGCCAGCGAACGCGCCGCCGCATGCGCTGGCGCGGGCACTGGTCAACCAGTGGCCGGCGTACGGCGCCTACATCTTCACTTTCGTGATGATCGGCATCTACTGGGCGAACCACCACTACATTTTCCGCCTCTACGTCCGTACCAACCACGCCTTCAATCTGCTCAACGTGCTGTTTCTGATGTGCATCTGTTTTCTGCCATACCCCACGGCCGTGGTAGCGCAGTACTTTGCCGCGCCGAGCCAGCAAAGCGCCGCGGTTACCCTCTATGCGATCGGGCTGCTGCTGCCGGCAGCTACGTGGCTGCTCTGCTGGCTCTACGCCACGTCACGTCGCCGGTTGATTGATAAGCGCCTTACGCAGGGCTTTATCCGGCAGATGACCGTTCAATTCTGCGCTTCGTGCGCCGTATATGCGGTGGCGATTGCCGTGACGCAGGTAAGCCCTGGGGCCGGAATTGCCATTGCCCTGGGATTGACGCTGATCTACCTGCTGCCGCCACGCCCGCCGGAGTACGCCGGTTCAACCGTCGACGCCGGCGCCGGGCGCCCGTCGTAG
- a CDS encoding DUF1080 domain-containing protein, with amino-acid sequence MVRLWRAVTAAGACLVACCSAAAAQHPWVHVFNGTDLAGWREVGGSAVTYKVDPGGVLECPAGCNDNLFTEKNYSDFAFRFQFKLSPAGNNGIGIRAPFQGDAAYMGMEVQVLDDSSPDYAHLEPGQYHGSIYKVWPAKRGAERPVGQWNSEEIVAKGRHIRVIVNGITTVDAWLNRVTDPQTMADHPGMLRSQGHIGFLGHGPSTVWFRNVYLQDLGHQMRDNHPPAGFKALFDGHSLRGWKGLVADPPTRHKMTPEALAAATKKATAVAFQHWKVADGAITYDGRNNNLCTVKQYGNFEMMVDWKIPPKGDSGIYLRGSPQVQIWDNPLGSGGLYNNIKGPSNPLVFADHPIGQWNHFRIVMVGDRVTVYLNHKLVVNNVVMENYWERSKPIYPVEQIELQHHGSQLWFKNIYIRRLP; translated from the coding sequence ATGGTTCGTCTTTGGAGAGCCGTGACGGCGGCAGGTGCGTGTTTGGTCGCCTGCTGCAGCGCAGCTGCGGCGCAGCATCCCTGGGTGCACGTTTTCAATGGCACTGACCTTGCCGGCTGGCGCGAGGTCGGCGGCTCGGCGGTCACCTACAAGGTGGATCCCGGCGGCGTGCTGGAGTGTCCGGCAGGTTGCAACGATAACCTGTTTACCGAGAAGAACTACAGCGACTTCGCGTTTCGCTTCCAGTTCAAGCTGAGCCCCGCCGGCAATAACGGAATTGGCATTCGCGCTCCGTTCCAGGGCGATGCGGCTTACATGGGTATGGAAGTGCAGGTGTTAGACGACTCGTCGCCGGACTACGCGCACCTTGAGCCCGGGCAGTACCACGGCTCCATCTATAAGGTGTGGCCGGCGAAGCGTGGCGCCGAACGCCCGGTTGGCCAGTGGAACTCCGAAGAGATCGTTGCAAAGGGCCGCCATATCCGGGTAATCGTCAACGGCATCACAACGGTGGACGCATGGCTGAACCGCGTAACGGACCCACAGACGATGGCCGATCATCCCGGCATGCTGAGGTCGCAAGGCCACATTGGCTTCCTCGGTCACGGCCCAAGCACCGTATGGTTTCGCAACGTCTACCTGCAGGACCTGGGCCACCAGATGCGCGACAACCATCCGCCGGCAGGATTCAAGGCGCTCTTCGATGGGCACAGCTTACGCGGCTGGAAAGGCCTCGTCGCAGATCCACCAACGCGGCACAAGATGACGCCCGAAGCGCTTGCCGCTGCCACTAAGAAAGCGACCGCCGTGGCGTTTCAGCACTGGAAAGTGGCAGACGGGGCCATCACGTATGACGGGCGCAACAATAACCTGTGCACCGTCAAGCAGTATGGCAACTTTGAGATGATGGTGGATTGGAAGATACCCCCAAAGGGTGACAGCGGGATCTACCTGCGCGGCAGCCCGCAGGTTCAGATTTGGGACAATCCGCTGGGATCGGGCGGCCTCTACAACAACATCAAGGGACCCAGCAACCCGCTGGTATTCGCCGATCATCCCATCGGCCAGTGGAACCACTTCCGCATCGTGATGGTGGGTGACCGCGTGACGGTCTACCTGAACCACAAACTGGTGGTCAACAACGTTGTGATGGAGAACTACTGGGAGCGCAGCAAGCCGATCTATCCGGTAGAACAGATCGAGCTGCAGCACCACGGCTCACAGTTGTGGTTCAAGAATATCTACATCCGGCGTCTGCCCTGA
- a CDS encoding HD domain-containing protein — protein MAVIGYSEHGLRHAGLVAGIARNICLDLGMAEREAELAGIAGYLHDIGNCVHRVYHPQIGAVMAFQLLDGMAMMAYETASIIGAIGNHEEPEGEPITDIAAAVIVADKSDVHYTRVQNPDRATFDIHDRVNFAVRKSHMDVNRSERLLSLRLDIDTREATVMEYFEIFVMRMTMCRKAAQKLGCRFALIVNGAEL, from the coding sequence ATGGCAGTCATCGGTTACTCGGAGCACGGGCTGCGTCACGCGGGTCTGGTTGCCGGTATCGCGCGGAACATCTGCCTCGATCTGGGTATGGCGGAACGCGAGGCCGAGTTGGCCGGCATCGCCGGTTACCTGCACGATATCGGCAACTGCGTACACCGCGTATACCACCCGCAGATTGGCGCCGTAATGGCGTTTCAGCTGCTTGATGGTATGGCTATGATGGCCTACGAAACGGCATCCATCATCGGAGCCATTGGAAATCACGAGGAGCCGGAGGGTGAGCCAATAACGGACATCGCCGCAGCGGTGATTGTGGCCGACAAGAGTGACGTGCACTATACGCGCGTGCAGAACCCGGACCGCGCTACATTCGACATCCACGATCGCGTGAACTTCGCTGTCCGCAAGTCGCACATGGATGTCAACCGCTCCGAGCGCTTGCTGAGCTTGCGGCTGGATATTGACACCCGTGAAGCTACCGTGATGGAGTATTTTGAGATATTTGTGATGCGAATGACGATGTGCCGTAAGGCCGCCCAGAAACTTGGGTGCCGGTTTGCCCTGATAGTCAATGGCGCAGAGCTATAG
- the tgt gene encoding tRNA guanosine(34) transglycosylase Tgt: MPLERVPVRATGEDRALRRNAGCRCRRAGLLAGWTVSSPNRNSGLRFEVLARDGRARSGRLTLPHAELETPVFMPVGTQGAVKAMSAGDLDALAFRIILGNTYHLHLRPGEALVAAVGGLHRFEGWDGALLTDSGGFQVFSLARLRRIHDDGVEFQSYIDGSPRHFTPASVMHIQHMLGADIAMAFDECPPYPCEPDEMRNAIDRTHRWAERCREAWVAQGMKTASGDAQALFGILQGGVDATLRQESGRILVAMDFPGYAIGGLAVGETPEMRSAAVASSCEVLPEERPRYLMGVGTPLDILDAVLRGVDMFDCVLPTRNGRNGQLITSSGPLNLRNARFATEFCAPDPGCSCAVCERYTRAYIHHLFKANEMLGPRLASYHNLAFYANLMQQIRAEIAAGRLRQFAEEFGAKFGAASSSAGEI, encoded by the coding sequence ATGCCACTCGAGAGAGTTCCGGTACGAGCGACAGGAGAAGATCGCGCTCTGCGCCGCAACGCTGGTTGCCGCTGCCGTCGGGCTGGCCTTTTGGCTGGCTGGACGGTGAGCAGCCCGAACAGGAACAGCGGGCTGCGATTTGAGGTGCTGGCCCGGGACGGCCGGGCTCGCAGCGGGCGCCTGACGCTGCCGCATGCCGAGCTGGAGACGCCGGTATTCATGCCGGTGGGCACGCAGGGCGCGGTCAAGGCGATGTCGGCCGGTGACCTCGATGCTCTGGCCTTCCGTATCATCCTTGGCAACACCTACCACCTGCATTTGCGCCCGGGTGAGGCGCTGGTGGCAGCCGTCGGTGGCCTCCACCGGTTTGAGGGCTGGGACGGCGCCCTGCTCACCGACAGCGGCGGATTTCAGGTTTTCAGTCTGGCGCGGCTGCGACGAATCCATGATGATGGCGTGGAGTTTCAGAGCTACATCGATGGCTCACCACGCCATTTCACGCCGGCGTCGGTGATGCATATCCAGCACATGCTTGGCGCCGACATCGCCATGGCATTCGATGAGTGTCCGCCCTACCCTTGCGAGCCGGACGAGATGCGCAATGCAATAGATCGCACGCATCGCTGGGCGGAACGGTGCAGGGAGGCGTGGGTCGCACAGGGAATGAAGACGGCAAGCGGTGATGCGCAGGCGCTCTTCGGCATCCTTCAGGGCGGCGTAGACGCTACATTGCGACAGGAGAGCGGCCGGATACTGGTGGCGATGGACTTTCCCGGCTATGCGATCGGCGGCCTGGCGGTGGGTGAAACGCCCGAGATGCGCAGCGCCGCCGTCGCATCTTCGTGCGAGGTTCTGCCGGAGGAGCGACCACGGTACCTGATGGGTGTGGGCACACCGCTGGACATTCTTGACGCCGTGCTGCGGGGAGTGGATATGTTTGACTGTGTGCTGCCGACGCGCAACGGGCGTAACGGGCAGCTGATCACATCGAGTGGACCACTCAATTTGAGGAATGCGCGATTTGCCACCGAGTTCTGCGCTCCAGATCCAGGCTGCAGCTGCGCGGTATGCGAGCGGTATACGCGAGCCTATATCCACCATCTCTTCAAGGCGAATGAAATGCTTGGACCGCGATTGGCAAGTTACCACAACCTGGCATTCTACGCAAACCTTATGCAACAGATCCGCGCGGAGATCGCGGCCGGCCGACTGCGGCAGTTTGCGGAGGAGTTTGGCGCGAAGTTTGGCGCGGCGTCGTCGTCGGCGGGAGAGATTTAG
- a CDS encoding amidohydrolase family protein — MAVFDCHTVVEGYALDGVANTLEQLNSFLKDAGVNQALVASRRAMWADPVAGNRILNAMLEHAEGLYGCVVAHLNRVEDSVIAIRDLLGSRRFLAVALQPAHPGEPLPVLVADEVLNACRRFQKPILVPTADARGVEVALQLAKQYSMHRFVFLGMGGADWRSAIAAAHQSVNITLETSGPMDRAKVPAAVAALGSHRILFGSGAPDCDPAAALGLLTDSEISETDMRRIVHDNAARLFNLGGASD, encoded by the coding sequence ATGGCGGTTTTCGATTGCCACACCGTAGTTGAGGGCTATGCGCTCGACGGCGTGGCCAACACGCTGGAGCAGCTCAACTCCTTTTTGAAGGATGCCGGCGTGAACCAGGCACTCGTCGCCTCACGTCGAGCCATGTGGGCCGATCCGGTCGCCGGAAATCGGATACTGAATGCGATGCTGGAACACGCCGAGGGCCTGTACGGTTGCGTGGTGGCTCATTTGAACCGCGTAGAGGATTCGGTAATTGCCATTCGGGATTTGCTGGGCAGTCGACGGTTTCTGGCGGTGGCGCTGCAGCCGGCGCATCCGGGCGAACCGCTGCCGGTTCTGGTTGCCGATGAAGTCCTGAATGCCTGCCGCCGATTCCAGAAGCCCATTCTGGTGCCGACAGCCGATGCGAGGGGGGTTGAAGTGGCGCTGCAGCTGGCGAAGCAGTACAGCATGCACCGCTTTGTTTTCCTCGGCATGGGCGGAGCCGACTGGCGCTCGGCCATCGCCGCAGCACACCAATCGGTGAATATCACATTGGAAACATCCGGACCAATGGACCGCGCCAAGGTTCCGGCCGCAGTGGCTGCCCTGGGTTCGCATCGGATCCTGTTCGGAAGCGGAGCGCCCGACTGCGATCCAGCGGCCGCGCTGGGTTTGCTCACCGATTCGGAGATCTCCGAGACCGATATGCGCCGCATCGTGCATGACAACGCTGCTCGGCTCTTCAATCTTGGAGGCGCTTCAGACTAG
- a CDS encoding amidohydrolase family protein: MTTEPGALAAIAPDLIDISTLFGPWPIASADMTAASLLQLMARHGVKRACTLSTLAVLLDAAIGNTATGAACKEHSELVPATSLDPTHLTANAAAVRSLKQQGFRLLRFYPNIQGWPVTSVAFAGLAREAAAQGLPIAVQVDRPGMVSDLARTVGGTGDVILVGIDLRLATEAVAALADKPTWSIETSQLHATGLIAALAEQLGADRLVFGTGAPAQPVAAAATALLRAALPPGDTQKIAAGNARRILKLDA; the protein is encoded by the coding sequence ATGACTACAGAGCCCGGAGCGCTGGCCGCCATCGCACCCGACCTGATCGATATCAGCACGCTGTTTGGACCGTGGCCGATCGCGAGCGCCGACATGACTGCTGCCAGCCTGCTTCAACTGATGGCGCGCCACGGTGTCAAGCGCGCCTGCACGCTGTCGACGCTGGCCGTATTGCTGGATGCAGCGATCGGTAATACCGCTACGGGCGCCGCCTGCAAGGAGCATTCGGAACTGGTGCCCGCCACATCTCTAGACCCAACTCACCTTACGGCGAACGCAGCAGCCGTGCGAAGTCTGAAGCAGCAGGGATTCCGGTTGCTGCGCTTCTATCCAAATATACAGGGCTGGCCGGTAACTTCGGTGGCCTTCGCCGGTTTGGCACGCGAGGCAGCGGCGCAGGGGCTGCCGATTGCCGTGCAGGTAGACCGGCCGGGCATGGTGAGTGACCTGGCCCGCACCGTCGGCGGCACCGGCGACGTCATTCTCGTGGGTATCGACCTCAGGCTGGCGACGGAAGCCGTGGCTGCACTTGCCGACAAACCGACATGGAGCATTGAGACCTCTCAGCTCCACGCGACCGGGCTGATCGCCGCGCTCGCGGAACAACTGGGTGCGGACCGCCTTGTGTTCGGTACCGGCGCTCCCGCGCAGCCCGTGGCTGCCGCCGCGACAGCTCTGCTGCGCGCAGCCCTGCCGCCAGGCGACACGCAAAAGATCGCAGCGGGCAACGCACGCCGCATTCTAAAACTGGACGCTTGA